The Hymenobacter sp. DG01 genome has a segment encoding these proteins:
- a CDS encoding DinB family protein encodes MINTIEKLGAYTVWANETLLHHLDGLVTQGAAIPAGALRLFSHVLNAQAIWLGRMTNTPSPVKVWQEHDLATLHHWHEQTSERFHQYGIQADDTEMQRLITYTNSIGEGYTSQISDILTHVPVHGNYHRAQVAKELRAAGLEPINTDFITYCRELSVKAEAADVPSL; translated from the coding sequence ATGATTAACACCATTGAAAAGCTGGGGGCCTACACCGTGTGGGCCAACGAAACGCTCCTCCACCACCTCGATGGGCTGGTGACCCAGGGCGCTGCCATTCCGGCCGGAGCCCTGCGCCTGTTCAGCCACGTACTCAATGCCCAGGCCATCTGGCTGGGCCGCATGACCAACACGCCCAGCCCCGTGAAGGTGTGGCAGGAGCACGATCTGGCTACCCTGCACCATTGGCACGAGCAGACCTCGGAGCGCTTTCATCAGTATGGCATTCAGGCCGATGACACGGAGATGCAGCGCCTGATTACCTATACCAACTCCATCGGGGAGGGCTACACCAGCCAGATTTCCGACATTCTGACCCATGTGCCCGTGCACGGCAACTACCACCGCGCCCAGGTAGCCAAAGAACTGCGCGCCGCCGGCCTGGAGCCCATCAACACCGACTTTATCACCTACTGCCGCGAGCTGTCGGTTAAGGCCGAGGCCGCCGACGTGCCCAGCCTGTAA
- a CDS encoding thioredoxin family protein — protein MTTSAPQPAVLSQERLNGAYSYAAYRRLIDELLAQGKTTGPNQSEMLTNYTRLNVQRMERLDKKAELLPELQEALSKLQQQYVWVIITEGWCGDAAQIVPVLEKVAQASHGHLTTHYLLRDENPDLMDRYLTNGGRSIPKLVVLYADTLTEVTQWGPRPAPAQDLFLEMKAAGATHEEFAERLHGWYAQDKTRHTQQELLHLLTGLV, from the coding sequence ATGACAACTTCCGCCCCCCAGCCTGCCGTGCTCAGCCAGGAACGCCTGAACGGCGCCTACTCCTACGCCGCCTACCGCCGCCTCATTGATGAGCTGCTGGCCCAGGGCAAAACCACCGGCCCCAACCAGTCGGAGATGCTCACCAACTATACCCGCCTGAATGTGCAGCGCATGGAGCGCCTCGATAAAAAGGCGGAGTTGCTGCCTGAGCTGCAGGAGGCGTTGAGCAAGCTGCAGCAGCAGTACGTGTGGGTTATTATCACGGAAGGCTGGTGCGGCGACGCGGCCCAGATTGTGCCCGTACTCGAGAAGGTAGCCCAGGCCAGCCACGGCCACCTGACTACCCACTACCTGCTGCGCGACGAAAATCCGGACCTGATGGACCGGTACCTGACCAACGGCGGCCGCTCCATTCCGAAACTCGTGGTGCTGTACGCCGACACCCTCACGGAAGTAACCCAGTGGGGGCCGCGCCCCGCACCCGCGCAGGATTTGTTTCTGGAAATGAAAGCAGCCGGCGCCACTCACGAGGAGTTTGCCGAGCGGCTGCACGGCTGGTACGCCCAGGATAAAACCCGCCACACCCAGCAGGAGCTGCTGCACCTGCTGACCGGCCTGGTTTAG
- a CDS encoding diacylglycerol kinase family protein: MAEPQVPTPRRTPNLLRRRAASFGYAFRGVWAALRTEVHLWFHAAATVVVVGLGLYCGLARWEWVAVALAVGAVWCAELVNTAIEAVVNLVSPEYHPLAGRAKDVAAGAVLVMALAALAVGLLIFGPRLWVLFGG; this comes from the coding sequence GTGGCTGAGCCTCAGGTTCCTACCCCCCGCCGGACTCCAAACCTGCTGCGCCGCCGGGCTGCTAGTTTCGGCTACGCGTTTCGGGGCGTGTGGGCTGCCCTGCGCACCGAGGTGCACCTGTGGTTTCATGCCGCCGCTACGGTGGTAGTGGTGGGACTAGGGTTATACTGCGGGTTGGCGCGCTGGGAGTGGGTAGCGGTGGCCCTGGCCGTGGGCGCCGTGTGGTGCGCCGAGCTGGTGAATACGGCTATTGAAGCCGTCGTGAACCTGGTGTCGCCGGAGTATCACCCGCTGGCGGGCCGGGCCAAGGACGTAGCGGCGGGGGCGGTGCTGGTGATGGCCCTGGCGGCCCTGGCCGTAGGACTGCTGATTTTCGGGCCGCGCTTGTGGGTTTTGTTTGGCGGGTAG
- a CDS encoding GNAT family N-acetyltransferase, with the protein MAPLPLARLLMDFARCITLENSRVRLRPLELTDFDDLKEVAFDPAIWQYTTTPMPQNSVELAAWLTQSVRDREAGRRYPFAIVDRQSGRVVGSTSYGNIALDECRLEIGWTWLGRPYQRTGLNRAAKHLLLKYAFGELGCERVELKTDARNWQSREAMRRMGATEEGILRSHMKTQGGLRRDSVYFSILKPEWDQLRHTVFQQFDARG; encoded by the coding sequence TTGGCGCCTCTTCCCCTCGCCCGCCTGCTTATGGATTTCGCCCGCTGCATCACCTTAGAGAATAGCCGCGTCCGCCTGCGCCCTCTGGAGCTCACCGACTTCGATGACCTGAAGGAGGTAGCCTTCGATCCGGCCATCTGGCAGTACACCACCACCCCCATGCCCCAGAACAGCGTGGAGCTAGCCGCCTGGCTTACCCAGAGCGTGCGCGACCGGGAAGCGGGTCGGCGCTACCCCTTTGCTATAGTGGATCGGCAGAGTGGGCGCGTGGTAGGCAGCACCAGCTACGGCAACATTGCCCTGGATGAGTGCCGTCTGGAAATTGGCTGGACCTGGCTGGGCCGGCCCTACCAGCGCACTGGCCTCAACCGGGCCGCCAAGCACCTGCTGCTGAAGTACGCCTTCGGAGAATTGGGCTGCGAGCGGGTAGAGTTGAAAACCGACGCCCGCAACTGGCAGAGCCGCGAGGCCATGCGCCGCATGGGCGCCACCGAGGAAGGCATTCTGCGCAGCCACATGAAAACCCAAGGCGGCCTGCGCCGCGACTCCGTGTATTTCAGCATCCTGAAGCCTGAGTGGGACCAGCTGCGCCACACCGTGTTCCAGCAATTCGACGCCCGTGGCTGA
- a CDS encoding DHH family phosphoesterase, producing the protein MPAYPQFVAPFRAFLDKIPEGGRVAVFCHFDADGLAAGALFGRGLNRINPSWQVEVVPSGKGENAFLTPGAHERLLALKPDALIVTDLGVHAHGTLEAHGISVLYVDHHIPEGEPPAGSTVLTGYGLEPVPCSAWLAYELLAAEADMTDLQWVAAIGILSDLGDQAAWPPLAAVKKQHTAKWLKEAVAMCNAARRAGEFDLDRPLRYLLHDDNPRGLAQDAVLAGYRAEVAAALAAARKLPPKFPPKGPDAAPVAIVTINSPCQIHPLIAQQWITRLSDRVVLCANLGYLPEGMVAISGRAAGSLHIPDMLRAAFARVGATPPANFAHGHPQASGGHLSLADYALLLRGLGFEA; encoded by the coding sequence ATGCCTGCCTATCCGCAATTTGTAGCGCCCTTTCGTGCCTTCCTGGACAAGATTCCGGAAGGTGGCCGCGTGGCGGTCTTCTGCCATTTCGATGCCGATGGGCTGGCTGCCGGTGCCCTGTTCGGGCGCGGTCTGAACCGCATCAACCCCAGCTGGCAGGTGGAGGTAGTGCCTTCAGGCAAGGGCGAAAACGCCTTCCTGACCCCCGGTGCCCACGAGCGGCTGCTGGCCCTGAAGCCAGATGCCCTGATTGTGACAGACCTGGGTGTGCATGCCCATGGCACTCTGGAAGCCCACGGCATATCTGTGCTCTACGTGGACCACCACATTCCGGAAGGAGAGCCCCCGGCCGGCAGCACCGTGCTGACGGGTTACGGCCTGGAGCCGGTGCCCTGCTCGGCCTGGCTGGCCTACGAGCTGCTAGCTGCCGAAGCGGACATGACTGATCTGCAGTGGGTAGCGGCCATTGGTATTCTGTCGGACCTCGGTGACCAGGCAGCCTGGCCTCCGCTGGCCGCCGTGAAAAAGCAGCACACCGCCAAGTGGCTCAAGGAAGCCGTGGCCATGTGCAATGCTGCCCGCCGGGCCGGGGAGTTCGACCTCGACCGGCCCCTGCGCTACCTCCTCCACGACGACAACCCCCGCGGCCTGGCCCAGGATGCGGTGCTGGCTGGCTACCGGGCCGAAGTAGCTGCCGCTTTGGCTGCGGCCCGCAAGCTACCTCCCAAGTTTCCGCCCAAAGGCCCCGATGCCGCGCCCGTGGCTATTGTCACCATCAACTCCCCCTGCCAGATTCACCCGCTTATTGCCCAGCAGTGGATTACGCGCCTCTCCGATAGGGTAGTGCTGTGCGCCAATCTGGGTTACCTGCCCGAGGGCATGGTTGCCATTTCCGGGCGGGCCGCGGGCAGCCTGCACATCCCGGATATGCTGCGGGCGGCCTTCGCCCGGGTAGGTGCTACCCCGCCAGCCAACTTCGCCCACGGTCACCCCCAGGCCAGCGGCGGCCACCTCTCCCTGGCCGACTACGCCCTGCTCCTGCGGGGCCTGGGCTTCGAGGCATAG